The region AATTAAGTTAGTTATTCTTATTTTATATTTAACACCATTTTGTGTGTTTTCTCTGTTTATAACACCACCGAATGTATTTTTATTCAATTTTACATTGCTATTAGTAGTAGGATCAGCAATATAATCAATTAAAGTTTTTTGATTTGTTGCATCAAACAAATACAACCTCAAAGGTTCTTCTGATTTTTTCAAAGGATCCATTATTGATTTATCTACATAAAATTCTATATATGCATCATTAATCATCCACTTCTTACTTCTATATACTTCTAGCTGATCTGCAATTTGATCGCCATCATTGTCCGGTCCAAACAAATCGATATAAACAACAGAACCATTTCCTCCTTTAAGATATAACTTTTCATTCGCACCAAGTAGTGGATTAGATGCTGAAGTATAATCATTTTGAGGAAGATTTAAGTGATCAATAAAACTCTGTTTGAAATTTTCTTGGAACAATGATACTGTATTTGAACCAGAACCAGTACCCATATTAATTTTATAGGTCTTAGAAGTCGCAGTAGTTGAACCAGAAGAGATTGATTTATAATTAATATCTAACTTAGCATTATTAAAATTCAATACCGCCATTGCAGCTTCAACACCTGGTATTTCTTCTACTTTAAAATAAAGCCCTCTAAAATAATCTCTAAAAGAATTGTTGTTAAACAAATTAGATTCCGAAGCATTTAAAATTCTGTTTTTAAAATACTCTCTATTCAGTTCTAAATAAATACCAGGAGCCAATCTTTCTTTAACTACACGTTGAGAAACATCAGACTGATCTGCAATCTCATTCCCCAAAGCATCTACATAAACATAATTACCGCTACCATTTAATTTTCTTTCATAAATTTTTATTTCATTTTTATTGAAATAAAAAAGATCATTTTGACTTACATCAGGACTGTCGTTTAATCTCGCTCCGCCCAATATTGAGTTACCACTACCATCATTTCCTCTTTTTAAACTCTCAATTTCAGCTGTTAGGTCAGAATAATACTTTTGAAGATCCCCATTAGGCTGTGCATTTTGCAAAAAATAGCCGCTTTCATACACACTCAATTTGAATTTTTTATTTTCTAATTGACTTAAATCTTCATCAACATCAAAATTATTACTATAAATAGAATCTAATTTGTACGTAGAATTACCATCAGTATCTGTTGATTCAACCTGACTAAAAAAGGGAACATATAATACAACATTTTCAACTTGAACATTAGTACCAAAATCTGGGTTACCAATTGATAATCCAGCTTGAGTAACAAAACTAGCTGCAGTTGTACCAAATACATCATTCCTATAAATTCCTAGAGGATTAATTGGCAAATTATTCGTTTGTACTTCCCCAGTAGCAACCGTATATGCTTTAATTTCTGTGTTTTGATCTACACTATAATCAAAATGTTCATCACCAACCAAATCAGACCCAACAGTATTAAACTCTTTATCACATGAAATAAAGACTAACGAAATAGCGAGTAATACTAAATTAAAATTTTTCTTCATTTTAAATAATTTAAAAAACTGCCCTCAATTAACTTAAAAACAATCTTTTTATTGTTACAAAACTTCTTTTTTAATAAAATCTAAATAGACATCTTTTAAATTTTCTTTCGGGGTGAAAGGTAAAAAAGGTTTTTTTGATGTTTCTATATATTTTGTTAAATCTGACGACAAGCCTTCAACAGGTATCATTACAGCATCTGAATGATCAATTGTAGCTTTCATCATGTTTTCATAAGTTGGCTGTTTATAAAATTCAATAGCTTCTGCAGGTAAATTATCAAAAGCTAACTTATTTACCATTTCTAAATCTAAAGAACCTTCAAATGATTGATTATACACTGATGAAATAATTTTTGTATCACCAAAAATACCTTCATCTTTATAATAATGCTTCAAATAAATTGGCAATAAAGATGCTAACCAACCGTGCACATGAATTACATCTGGAACCCAATTCAATTTCTTAACTGTTTCAACAACTCCTTTTGCAAAGAAAATAGCTCTTTCATCATTATCAGGGTACATCACCCCTTCCTCATCAGAAAAAGTAGCTTTCCTTTTAAAATAATCATCATTATCAATAAAATAAACCTGAATTCTTTCTTTTGGAATTGAAGCAACTTTTATGATTAAAGGCATGTCCATGTCGTTCACAACAAGATTCATACCCGACAATCTAATCACTTCATGCAACTGATGTCTTCTTTCATTTATATTACCATAACGTGGCATAAAAATTCTAATTTGCCCACCCACTTCATTAATAATTTTAGGCAATTCATATGATTGTAAAGACACCTCATTTTCTGCCAAATAAGGCACTACCTCAGATGATACATACAATATCCTCTTATCAGTCATAAATAAAAAATATTATTATTTGTATTTTTTGATGAGCAAAATTACAAAAAAATATGGACTTATTCACTATATAGTAGTAAGTTTGCATTTCATTTCGGTTAAAACATGAATATATTTAACAAAAAATCTGAGTTAAAAGATTTCCTTAATTCAGTTTCAAAAGGTAAAAAAATTGGGTTCGTACCTACAATGGGAGCACTTCATAAAGGCCATTTATCTTTATTAGAAAAATCGTTACAAGAAAATGAACTGACAGTATTAAGTATATTTGTTAATCCAACCCAATTTAACAATCTTGAAGATTTAGAAAAATACCCTCGAACATTAGAAAAAGATATTGATTTAGTTCAAAAATTATCCGAATCTATTATTGTATTTAACCCTAGTATTGATGATATTTATGAAGGCAACACTAAGTCTTCAAATTTTGTTTATGATGGCTTAGAAAATCAAATGGAAGGCAAGCAAAGACCCGGACATTTTGATGGTGTAGGAACCATATTAACTAAATTATTTGAAATAGTAAAACCTTTTCAAGCTTATTTTGGAGAAAAAGATTTTCAACAACTTCAAATCGTAAAAAAACTTGTTGAAAAACAAAACATTTTAACTAAAATAATAGGATGCCCTATTTTTAGAGAAGATAACGGTTTAGCCATGAGTTCCAGAAATGAACGCTTATCCCAAAATGCAAGAGAAGAAGCATCTATTATATATAAAATCCTTAAAAAGGCTAAACTTTTTTTTGAAAATCATAGCACAGAAGAAACCATTGATTTTGTAAAAAATGAGTTTTTAAATCATCCAAATTTTGAACTTGAATACTTTGAAATTGCAGATGAAGAAACTTTGCTCCCTTGTAAAAACAAAGTGGAGAATAAAAATTACAGAGGATTTATAGCAGTATTTATTGAAAATATTAGATTAATTGATAATATTTCAATGAAATAATTTTCTATTTTGTTATTAGAATTAATTAACTTTGCCCCATGCAAATACAAGTAGTAAAATCAAAAATTCACAGAGTTTCTGTAACTGGAGCCGATTTAAATTATATCGGTAGTATTACTATTGACGAAGCTCTTATGGAAGCCGCAAATATCATTGAAGGTGAAAAAGTTCAAATTGTTAATGTTAACAATGGCGAACGTTTAGAAACTTATGCTATAAAAGGACCTAAAAACACAGGTGAAATTACTCTAAACGGACCGGCTGCTAGGAAAGTTCACAGAGGTGATATCATTATCATTATTTCTTATGGAATTTTAGATTTTGAAGAAGCCAAAACTTTCAAGCCTACATTAGTATTCCCTAACGAAAAAGACAACTCTTTAACTTAATTGTGAAAGAGCATTTAAAAAAATTATTGAGTCTTTCTATTCCATTAGTTATTGGATTAGGAATCATCTATTATCAGTTTTCAACCTTAACCCAAAACGAATTAGATAAAATTAAAGTATGTTTTCAAAAAGCGGATTACACCTTTATTTTTTTATCTCTAATTGTTGCCTTATTTGGCTATTGGTCAAGAGCATACCGATGGAAATACTCTTTAAACCATTTAGGCTATAAGACTAAATTTCACAATGATTTTTTTACGGTATGCGTTTCCTACTTAGTTAATTTAACCATACCTCGATCAGGCGAAATTACTCGTGCCGCTTTACTAAAAAAATATGAAAAAGTTCCTTTTGACAAAGGATTTGGAACTATTGTAGCCGAGAGAATAGTTGATCTTTTAGTCTTTTTACTTTTTGTAATTTTAGCATTTATTCTTCAATTTGAAAAACTTTATGCTTTCTTAGCTTCTAAAATACCTTTTGAAAAAATTATTATTTTAGGAATTTCAATGTCAATTTTAGGAATTATTTTTATTTTGGTATGGATTTATGCCGAATGGAAAATTATTCAAAAATTAAAGGAAAAATTAGCTGGATTAATTGAAGGAATGCAAAGTATTTACAAAATGAAAGACAAATGGAAATACATCTTTCATTCTTTTTTTATTTGGTTTTCCTATTTAATTATGTTTTATGTAACCATATACGCTTTACCTGAAACTTCTAACTTAACTTTTGATATTGTTATTATGGGATTCATCTTTGGAACGCTAGCCGTTGGTTTTACCAATGGTGGTCTAGGAGCCTACCCATTAGCAGTAGCCATGATTTTCTCGATTTTTGGCGTTTCTAAAGATGTGGGAATTGCATTTGGATGGTTAACTTGGACTTCACAAACAATTTTAACAATTTTCTTAGGACTACTATCTTATTTATTCTTACCTATTTTAAATAAAAAATAAATTAGTAAATTGCTAATCTATTTTTAACACCCATTAACCATGAAAATTAAAGCATTATTCGTGTTGCTGTTTTTGTCTATTGCATCATTGGCACAAAAAGTAGACGACAAAATTTTTTCAAAAAAATTAAATGGAGAACGAACTTTTTCTATTTATACACCACCATCTTACGAAAGCAATACTAAGAAAAATTATCCCGTATTAGTTTTATTAGACGGGGAATACCTAGCGGATCCTTTTTCAGGAATTTTAAAATATGGCAATTATTGGGATGATTTACCCGAAATGATAATTGTGGCTATAAATCAAAATTATGGTGAAACACGATTCAATGATAGCGAATATGGAGAAGATGGACTACCTGCTAATTCTGGTGCAAAATTCTTTGAATTCATTGGATTTGAGTTATTGCCTTATGTACAAAGTAAATACAGAACATTACCATTTAGAATGATTGCTGGACACGACACGACTGCTGGCTTCTTGAATTTTTACTTATATAAAGACGATCCTATTTTTAATGCATTCATATCTTTATCTCCCGAAATGGCTCCATTAATGGAAGACAGAATAGCTGAAAGATTATCAAAAATTCAAAAACCAATTTTTTATTATCATGCTACATCAACAGGTGACTTAGAAGAAATTCAAGAAAAAACTAAAAAATTAGATGATTTTGCAAAAGAAATAAAAAATCCAAATGTAATTTACCGATATGATG is a window of Flavobacterium indicum GPTSA100-9 = DSM 17447 DNA encoding:
- a CDS encoding alpha/beta hydrolase, with the translated sequence MKIKALFVLLFLSIASLAQKVDDKIFSKKLNGERTFSIYTPPSYESNTKKNYPVLVLLDGEYLADPFSGILKYGNYWDDLPEMIIVAINQNYGETRFNDSEYGEDGLPANSGAKFFEFIGFELLPYVQSKYRTLPFRMIAGHDTTAGFLNFYLYKDDPIFNAFISLSPEMAPLMEDRIAERLSKIQKPIFYYHATSTGDLEEIQEKTKKLDDFAKEIKNPNVIYRYDVFKNTSHYSLVAEAIPSAFYFIFNGYQPISKLEFNEKILKLEKGYAQYLIDKYDYIEKKIGIKMQPRMSDFKAIEAAILKNKAYDEFQLLADYSDKQYPKTMLGTYQRGLYFEKTGDNKRAIKEYLRAYTQEPIGDLTKDYLMDRAEALKGKKDAPKEEETPAPTEETPTEEQKKE
- the panC gene encoding pantoate--beta-alanine ligase, with the protein product MNIFNKKSELKDFLNSVSKGKKIGFVPTMGALHKGHLSLLEKSLQENELTVLSIFVNPTQFNNLEDLEKYPRTLEKDIDLVQKLSESIIVFNPSIDDIYEGNTKSSNFVYDGLENQMEGKQRPGHFDGVGTILTKLFEIVKPFQAYFGEKDFQQLQIVKKLVEKQNILTKIIGCPIFREDNGLAMSSRNERLSQNAREEASIIYKILKKAKLFFENHSTEETIDFVKNEFLNHPNFELEYFEIADEETLLPCKNKVENKNYRGFIAVFIENIRLIDNISMK
- a CDS encoding lysylphosphatidylglycerol synthase transmembrane domain-containing protein produces the protein MKEHLKKLLSLSIPLVIGLGIIYYQFSTLTQNELDKIKVCFQKADYTFIFLSLIVALFGYWSRAYRWKYSLNHLGYKTKFHNDFFTVCVSYLVNLTIPRSGEITRAALLKKYEKVPFDKGFGTIVAERIVDLLVFLLFVILAFILQFEKLYAFLASKIPFEKIIILGISMSILGIIFILVWIYAEWKIIQKLKEKLAGLIEGMQSIYKMKDKWKYIFHSFFIWFSYLIMFYVTIYALPETSNLTFDIVIMGFIFGTLAVGFTNGGLGAYPLAVAMIFSIFGVSKDVGIAFGWLTWTSQTILTIFLGLLSYLFLPILNKK
- the panD gene encoding aspartate 1-decarboxylase translates to MQIQVVKSKIHRVSVTGADLNYIGSITIDEALMEAANIIEGEKVQIVNVNNGERLETYAIKGPKNTGEITLNGPAARKVHRGDIIIIISYGILDFEEAKTFKPTLVFPNEKDNSLT
- a CDS encoding DUF4270 domain-containing protein, which encodes MKKNFNLVLLAISLVFISCDKEFNTVGSDLVGDEHFDYSVDQNTEIKAYTVATGEVQTNNLPINPLGIYRNDVFGTTAASFVTQAGLSIGNPDFGTNVQVENVVLYVPFFSQVESTDTDGNSTYKLDSIYSNNFDVDEDLSQLENKKFKLSVYESGYFLQNAQPNGDLQKYYSDLTAEIESLKRGNDGSGNSILGGARLNDSPDVSQNDLFYFNKNEIKIYERKLNGSGNYVYVDALGNEIADQSDVSQRVVKERLAPGIYLELNREYFKNRILNASESNLFNNNSFRDYFRGLYFKVEEIPGVEAAMAVLNFNNAKLDINYKSISSGSTTATSKTYKINMGTGSGSNTVSLFQENFKQSFIDHLNLPQNDYTSASNPLLGANEKLYLKGGNGSVVYIDLFGPDNDGDQIADQLEVYRSKKWMINDAYIEFYVDKSIMDPLKKSEEPLRLYLFDATNQKTLIDYIADPTTNSNVKLNKNTFGGVINRENTQNGVKYKIRITNLINNIFNSDNENLNKNIKLGLCVTETINVASNFYFKNSKNIGGKEIKYFPVSSIMSSTGTVIHGPNSLDVDKRLKLTIHYTKPD
- a CDS encoding glycogen/starch synthase, with protein sequence MTDKRILYVSSEVVPYLAENEVSLQSYELPKIINEVGGQIRIFMPRYGNINERRHQLHEVIRLSGMNLVVNDMDMPLIIKVASIPKERIQVYFIDNDDYFKRKATFSDEEGVMYPDNDERAIFFAKGVVETVKKLNWVPDVIHVHGWLASLLPIYLKHYYKDEGIFGDTKIISSVYNQSFEGSLDLEMVNKLAFDNLPAEAIEFYKQPTYENMMKATIDHSDAVMIPVEGLSSDLTKYIETSKKPFLPFTPKENLKDVYLDFIKKEVL